Proteins encoded by one window of Enterococcus saccharolyticus subsp. saccharolyticus:
- a CDS encoding glycosyltransferase, giving the protein MKVLLYLEGERMLEKSGIGRAFEHQKKALTCAGVDYTVDASDEYDILHINTYGFKSRQMIRRAKKNGKKVVYHAHSNAEDFRNSFIGSNQVASLYKKYLIYLYSRSDHLITPTTYAKKILESYGIQRPISVVSNGIDLEKYQVSKEKEAKFRTFFQLRPDQKVIISVGLYFYRKGITDFIEVAKQLPQYTFIWFGYTPMYTIPKDIRAIVKGDHPDNVIFPGYIKGEIIEGAYSNADLFFFPSYEETEGIVVLEALASHQNVLVRDIPVYEGWLEKDKNAYMGTTNAEFCQKIADIVEKKLPDLTQAGYETAQSKSIQQIGTELKKVYETVLKGHAVDSRSLEGMS; this is encoded by the coding sequence TTGAAAGTACTTCTTTATCTAGAAGGAGAACGAATGCTTGAAAAATCAGGTATCGGTCGTGCCTTTGAACATCAGAAAAAAGCATTGACGTGTGCTGGTGTGGATTATACAGTAGATGCTAGTGATGAGTATGATATTTTACACATCAATACGTATGGTTTTAAGAGTCGTCAAATGATTCGCCGTGCGAAAAAAAATGGTAAAAAAGTTGTCTATCATGCGCATTCAAATGCGGAAGATTTTCGTAATTCATTCATTGGTTCCAATCAAGTTGCTTCATTATATAAAAAGTATTTAATTTATTTGTATTCTCGTAGTGATCATTTAATTACACCCACAACTTATGCGAAAAAAATTTTGGAAAGTTATGGTATTCAGCGACCAATTAGTGTGGTATCTAATGGCATTGATTTAGAGAAATATCAAGTGAGTAAGGAGAAAGAAGCGAAATTTCGCACATTCTTTCAATTGCGTCCAGATCAAAAAGTCATTATTTCTGTGGGGTTATACTTCTATCGTAAGGGCATAACAGATTTTATTGAAGTTGCTAAGCAATTACCCCAATATACATTTATTTGGTTTGGTTACACGCCAATGTATACTATCCCGAAAGATATTCGAGCGATTGTTAAAGGAGATCATCCAGATAATGTGATTTTTCCAGGATATATTAAAGGAGAAATTATTGAAGGCGCCTATTCTAATGCCGATTTATTTTTCTTTCCTTCTTATGAAGAAACAGAAGGGATTGTGGTGTTAGAAGCATTAGCGAGTCATCAAAATGTTTTAGTCCGTGATATTCCTGTTTATGAAGGATGGTTGGAAAAAGATAAAAATGCCTATATGGGTACAACGAATGCTGAATTTTGTCAAAAAATTGCAGATATTGTTGAAAAAAAATTGCCAGATTTAACACAAGCTGGATATGAAACCGCACAATCTAAAAGTATCCAGCAAATAGGAACAGAACTGAAAAAAGTCTATGAAACTGTACTGAAGGGGCATGCAGTAGACAGTCGGAGTTTGGAGGGAATGTCGTGA
- a CDS encoding IS4 family transposase: MDKYKTNSAFNKWFSAINLENLSVYSKQFVASYDSYRKKLSFEAVLKLFLYAINEEKESLRDLSTSLINESLQLETDVATISHSQLSRAFNALEPKVLEEIFQRLLEKVQHQTKPTKRNHLYLIDSSTFSLSLNRHKWATFRQAKSGVKLHSNYCYMDDTTMYPTDFILTNAHEHDLNQLPVLVNQPEATYVFDRGYLDFEKMDQMHWDGYFFVTRIKKNTKVHVIDTLETSPETEILRDELVRLGSKTYLTTNFRLVTVQDKNGRVYQFITNRMDVSSKEISDMYHARWQIELFFKHIKQHITSKTFFSQSEKGVQNQLILTMISALLTFLIKLETKTEKSVFQIKRFFRYLLFQPFECWLEQLILT; this comes from the coding sequence ATGGATAAGTATAAAACAAATTCTGCATTTAATAAATGGTTTTCTGCCATAAATTTAGAAAATCTTTCTGTTTATTCCAAACAGTTCGTTGCCAGTTACGATTCCTATCGGAAAAAACTCTCTTTTGAAGCAGTATTGAAGCTTTTTCTCTACGCGATTAACGAAGAAAAAGAAAGTTTGCGTGACTTGAGTACGTCTCTCATCAACGAATCACTTCAACTAGAAACCGATGTGGCAACGATTAGTCATAGCCAATTATCTCGGGCATTTAATGCCCTTGAACCTAAAGTATTAGAGGAAATCTTCCAACGGCTTTTAGAAAAAGTCCAACATCAGACAAAACCAACCAAGCGAAATCATCTGTATTTGATTGATTCCAGTACCTTTTCGCTCAGCTTGAACCGTCATAAGTGGGCGACTTTCCGTCAAGCAAAATCAGGTGTCAAGTTACATTCAAACTATTGTTATATGGACGATACCACGATGTATCCAACTGATTTTATCTTAACAAATGCCCATGAACATGATCTCAATCAACTGCCAGTATTGGTGAATCAACCAGAGGCAACTTACGTGTTTGATCGTGGGTATTTGGACTTTGAAAAGATGGATCAGATGCATTGGGATGGCTATTTCTTCGTCACTCGGATTAAAAAAAACACCAAAGTTCACGTGATAGATACTCTGGAAACATCGCCAGAAACAGAAATTCTACGAGACGAGCTGGTTCGTTTAGGATCTAAAACCTATCTGACCACCAATTTCCGACTAGTCACTGTTCAAGATAAGAACGGACGTGTGTATCAATTTATCACCAATCGAATGGACGTCTCTTCAAAAGAAATCTCTGATATGTATCACGCGCGTTGGCAAATTGAATTGTTTTTCAAACACATCAAACAACACATAACCAGTAAAACCTTCTTTTCTCAAAGCGAAAAAGGCGTGCAGAATCAATTGATTTTAACGATGATTTCCGCTCTCCTCACGTTTCTCATCAAATTAGAGACGAAAACGGAAAAATCAGTGTTCCAAATCAAACGATTCTTTCGTTATTTACTGTTTCAGCCCTTTGAATGTTGGCTAGAACAGTTGATTCTCACATGA
- a CDS encoding NAD(P)-dependent oxidoreductase: MKIGFIGTGVMGHAIVEHLMAAGHDLAVYNRTKSKTDDLVANGATWQDSPKAITEVSELVFTMVGYPQDVEETYYRKETGIFSADVSGKILVDLTTSTPSLAVKIAETALEKGAESLDAPVSGGDLGAKNGTLTIMVGGSERAYQQVVPVFEQFGKTYLLHGDSGKGQHAKMANQIMIAGTMTGMTEMLVYANQAGLDLDKVLDTLAGGSASNWSMINYSPRILAENYSPGFFVKHFVKDLKIALDEAKKMGIDLPSTTLAEQLYEKLENAGYGDDGTQALIKLWWQDGKKS; encoded by the coding sequence ATGAAAATCGGATTTATTGGAACTGGTGTCATGGGACACGCTATTGTGGAACATTTAATGGCTGCAGGGCATGATTTAGCTGTCTATAATCGAACGAAAAGTAAAACTGATGATCTTGTAGCAAACGGTGCGACGTGGCAAGATTCACCAAAAGCCATAACAGAAGTGAGCGAATTGGTTTTTACAATGGTGGGGTATCCACAAGACGTTGAAGAAACCTATTATCGTAAAGAAACAGGCATTTTTTCAGCTGATGTCAGCGGGAAAATTTTGGTTGATCTCACAACAAGCACGCCTTCTTTGGCTGTTAAAATCGCAGAAACGGCGCTTGAAAAAGGAGCAGAGAGTTTAGACGCTCCTGTCTCAGGTGGAGATTTAGGCGCAAAAAATGGCACATTGACAATTATGGTCGGTGGTTCAGAGCGCGCATATCAACAAGTAGTACCTGTGTTTGAACAATTTGGAAAAACCTATCTGTTGCATGGTGACTCTGGAAAAGGACAACATGCAAAAATGGCCAATCAAATTATGATTGCCGGAACGATGACAGGGATGACAGAAATGCTCGTCTACGCAAATCAAGCGGGTTTAGATTTAGACAAAGTATTGGATACACTAGCTGGTGGTAGTGCGTCTAACTGGTCGATGATTAATTACAGTCCTCGTATCTTAGCAGAAAATTACTCTCCAGGTTTCTTCGTAAAACATTTTGTTAAAGATTTAAAAATTGCTTTGGACGAAGCGAAAAAGATGGGCATCGATTTACCGAGTACAACTTTAGCTGAACAACTCTATGAAAAACTAGAAAATGCAGGTTATGGTGACGATGGAACCCAAGCTTTAATTAAACTTTGGTGGCAAGATGGAAAAAAATCTTAA
- a CDS encoding glycosyltransferase family 4 protein: protein MKIGFFTDTYLPQVSGVATSIRTLKDELEKMGHEVFIFTTTDPNAPEFEEGIIRMPSVPFISFKDRRIVVRGMWYAYLIAKELELDLIHTHTEFGAGLLGKMVGKKMRIPVIHTYHTMYEDYLHYIAKGKVVRPVHVKYFSRLFANHSTGVVCPSERVIEKLESYGVVAPMRIIPTGIEIEKFQRPDITEEMKQELRLSLGITKDQLMVLSLSRISYEKNIQAIIQGLPEVIDVLPNVRMVIVGKGPYKEELEELVVEKELTDYVQFVGEVPNDEVALYYQAANYFVSASTSETQGLTYTEAMAAGTQMIVEGNDYLNNLISDSSFGVTFETDADFANCFIDYVQAGISKNQEILDQKMYEISAEYFGKAMIEFYNDMLAYYEEHHSESELTETMDKLKTRFRSFKGTSE, encoded by the coding sequence GTGAAGATTGGATTCTTTACAGATACTTACTTGCCTCAAGTAAGTGGTGTTGCTACATCTATTCGGACATTAAAAGATGAATTAGAAAAAATGGGACACGAGGTATTTATTTTTACGACCACAGATCCCAATGCACCCGAATTCGAAGAAGGAATTATTCGAATGCCGAGCGTGCCATTTATTTCATTTAAAGATCGTCGAATTGTGGTACGTGGTATGTGGTATGCGTATTTGATTGCGAAAGAATTAGAACTAGATTTAATTCATACACATACAGAGTTTGGTGCAGGTCTTTTAGGAAAGATGGTTGGGAAGAAGATGCGCATCCCAGTGATTCATACGTACCATACGATGTATGAGGATTACTTACATTATATTGCTAAAGGAAAAGTTGTTCGTCCTGTGCATGTGAAATATTTTTCCCGTTTGTTTGCGAATCATTCGACAGGAGTGGTTTGTCCAAGCGAGCGCGTTATTGAAAAATTAGAAAGTTACGGTGTAGTTGCACCTATGCGTATTATTCCCACGGGGATTGAAATTGAGAAGTTTCAACGTCCAGATATTACGGAAGAAATGAAACAAGAACTACGTTTATCATTAGGAATTACAAAAGATCAGTTGATGGTATTATCATTAAGCCGCATATCTTATGAAAAAAATATTCAAGCAATTATTCAAGGCTTACCAGAAGTGATTGATGTTTTACCTAATGTCCGTATGGTAATTGTAGGAAAAGGTCCGTATAAAGAAGAATTGGAAGAGTTGGTTGTTGAAAAAGAATTAACGGATTATGTTCAATTTGTGGGAGAAGTACCAAACGATGAAGTCGCGTTGTATTATCAAGCAGCCAATTATTTTGTGAGTGCTTCTACGTCAGAGACACAAGGGTTAACCTATACAGAAGCGATGGCTGCCGGAACGCAGATGATTGTTGAAGGAAATGACTATTTAAATAATCTCATTAGTGATTCCTCGTTTGGTGTGACCTTTGAGACAGACGCAGATTTTGCTAATTGCTTCATTGATTACGTCCAAGCAGGTATTTCCAAAAATCAAGAAATATTGGATCAAAAAATGTATGAAATTTCAGCAGAGTATTTTGGAAAAGCAATGATTGAATTCTACAATGATATGCTTGCTTATTATGAAGAACATCATTCAGAAAGTGAGTTAACGGAAACGATGGATAAATTAAAAACTCGTTTTCGATCATTTAAAGGAACTTCTGAATAA
- a CDS encoding YkuJ family protein yields the protein MKSSQLVAIIKRLEAMIEAQDSEVQVRRFEKEGVEKCIVTYDNSTETFELTEAESNQPYQFDNVDIVAMEIYDLIQ from the coding sequence ATGAAAAGTTCGCAATTAGTCGCTATCATCAAACGTCTTGAAGCTATGATTGAAGCGCAAGACAGTGAGGTACAAGTACGTCGTTTTGAAAAAGAAGGCGTAGAAAAATGTATCGTCACTTATGACAACTCGACAGAGACCTTTGAATTAACGGAAGCTGAATCTAATCAGCCGTATCAATTTGACAATGTTGATATTGTTGCAATGGAAATTTACGATTTAATTCAATAG
- a CDS encoding MarR family winged helix-turn-helix transcriptional regulator: protein MKPDFERINSLLVDVFNDILVIEESELKKSRFNDLSITEMHTIEAIGMYKKKTTSEVAKELSITVGTLTIAINRLVKKGYVERIRSEDDRRVVKLSLTKKGKLLYRVHQHFHSQMIKEILVNMEEDEQHALLQALDNLHQFLQEYK from the coding sequence ATGAAACCAGATTTTGAAAGAATTAATAGCTTACTAGTGGATGTCTTTAATGACATTTTAGTAATCGAAGAATCAGAATTAAAGAAGTCACGTTTTAATGACTTGTCGATTACTGAAATGCACACCATCGAAGCGATTGGTATGTACAAAAAAAAGACAACTTCTGAAGTTGCGAAAGAACTTTCAATTACAGTGGGTACATTGACCATCGCGATTAATCGATTAGTGAAAAAAGGCTACGTTGAACGTATTCGTAGTGAAGACGATCGACGAGTTGTCAAGTTATCGTTGACAAAAAAAGGGAAATTATTGTATCGTGTGCATCAACATTTTCATAGTCAAATGATTAAGGAAATATTGGTGAACATGGAAGAAGATGAACAACATGCTTTATTGCAAGCATTAGATAATCTTCATCAATTCTTACAAGAATATAAGTGA
- a CDS encoding GIY-YIG nuclease family protein gives MPTTPGIYLMKDQYDTIIYVGKAKNLKQRVRTYFQKNNQHSKKVLRMIFNIHDFEIIQVDTELDALLLECQLIQKYHPLYNHQMNHTLQYSYVTISASGIELSNSMSDYSLGPFRQYKKIPVVSQILSEIYQMPWVNHITMHTLVKQLPEMHDIPMTQRLEEITTFFQGSEPFALDWMTKRIVRLSEQLHFELAQTLMEQLELLQSFFSQTQELYHFSQQEELIFSLPLTATMKKYYQVSFGQIIHTSVLSSNECFQPIPPQSTPLLLTKTTIDPVVILMYYMKKTSKKG, from the coding sequence TTGCCAACAACACCTGGGATTTATCTCATGAAAGACCAATACGACACGATTATTTATGTAGGAAAAGCCAAAAATTTAAAACAGCGGGTCCGTACCTACTTTCAAAAGAATAACCAGCATTCAAAAAAAGTATTACGCATGATTTTTAATATCCACGATTTTGAGATTATTCAAGTCGATACGGAACTGGATGCATTACTTTTAGAATGTCAGCTGATTCAAAAATATCATCCTCTCTATAATCATCAAATGAATCATACATTACAGTATAGCTATGTCACGATCTCTGCATCAGGAATAGAATTATCCAATAGTATGTCTGACTATAGTTTAGGGCCATTTCGTCAATACAAAAAAATTCCAGTTGTCAGCCAAATTCTTAGTGAAATTTATCAGATGCCTTGGGTGAACCATATTACCATGCATACACTTGTCAAACAACTACCAGAGATGCACGATATCCCTATGACTCAACGTTTGGAAGAAATAACTACCTTTTTCCAAGGAAGTGAACCATTCGCTCTTGATTGGATGACCAAACGTATTGTGCGGTTATCTGAACAATTACATTTTGAACTTGCACAAACATTGATGGAACAATTGGAATTATTGCAGTCTTTTTTCTCACAAACCCAAGAATTGTATCACTTTTCTCAACAAGAAGAGCTTATTTTTTCACTTCCGTTAACTGCGACAATGAAAAAATATTATCAAGTTTCGTTTGGACAAATTATTCATACCAGTGTGCTGTCTTCAAACGAGTGCTTTCAGCCAATTCCTCCTCAGTCAACTCCCTTGTTGTTAACAAAAACGACGATTGATCCAGTAGTGATTTTAATGTATTATATGAAAAAGACGTCTAAAAAGGGCTAG
- a CDS encoding SPFH domain-containing protein, with protein sequence MKKTGTNKAIQTGLTAIVLLGVAIAGAFVFFEKIENGYVGVRYSINGGVRDETLGQGIKFVGLDKVTQYPIRLQTIQAESVSIATADGKKTSVNIKYDYKIDPTKTSAMYKEFGNITSQDIEEGWLKSKLQKEAREVYSQYTILDILSGKSSEAEGNLLENFSKSVETKGFVVEDVTVGVPEIDAETQKSIDAIVLSGQENEKAKLDAETKKTQADAKAYEITKQAEAEAEANKKIAESVTENLIKYEEAQARKEHGWVTVNGATAVVKDGE encoded by the coding sequence ATGAAAAAAACTGGAACAAACAAAGCGATTCAAACAGGACTTACGGCAATCGTTTTATTAGGAGTTGCGATAGCAGGGGCGTTCGTTTTCTTTGAAAAAATTGAAAACGGCTATGTTGGTGTACGTTATTCCATTAACGGTGGCGTTCGTGATGAAACATTAGGACAAGGGATTAAATTTGTTGGTTTGGATAAAGTCACACAATATCCAATTCGTTTACAAACGATTCAAGCGGAAAGTGTTTCGATTGCGACAGCTGATGGTAAAAAAACATCTGTTAATATTAAATATGACTATAAAATTGATCCTACTAAAACTTCAGCAATGTACAAAGAATTTGGGAATATTACCTCTCAAGATATTGAAGAAGGTTGGTTAAAATCAAAATTACAAAAAGAAGCACGTGAAGTGTATTCTCAATATACAATTTTAGATATTCTATCTGGTAAATCTTCTGAAGCAGAAGGGAATTTATTAGAAAACTTTTCTAAATCTGTGGAAACGAAAGGCTTTGTCGTAGAAGATGTGACAGTTGGTGTTCCTGAGATTGATGCAGAAACGCAAAAATCAATTGATGCGATCGTATTGTCGGGTCAAGAAAATGAAAAAGCGAAATTAGATGCAGAAACGAAGAAAACACAAGCAGATGCGAAAGCCTATGAAATCACTAAACAAGCGGAAGCAGAAGCAGAAGCGAATAAGAAAATTGCTGAATCCGTTACTGAAAATCTGATTAAATACGAAGAAGCACAAGCACGTAAAGAGCATGGATGGGTAACTGTCAATGGTGCAACGGCTGTTGTTAAAGATGGTGAGTAA
- a CDS encoding dipeptidase yields MKVIDMHCDTIMRIFNSTEHLAKNNFQIDLEKMKQADYLLQNFAIFLDKEAEESPYQTAKDMIDCFYQEMENNPALIRPVTTYEEIINNQQQQILSALLTMEEGAPLEGKIENLEEFYQLGVRMLTLTWNYPNELGFPNALYWNPDTQRLATQQGLTQTGINIVQAMNELGMIIDVSHGSDQLVTDVLTHTNQPFVASHSNTRAHGAHFRNLPDHLIKKIAARGGVIGLNFSADFLQNSQQNQHLIERLVVHAAHMKKVGGIEVIGFGSDFDGIPIHHELPDATIFPTIEVAFQKAGFTSTEIEKIFYQNVLRLYKELLR; encoded by the coding sequence TTGAAAGTTATCGATATGCATTGCGATACCATTATGAGAATTTTCAATTCAACAGAACATTTAGCGAAAAATAATTTTCAAATTGATTTAGAAAAAATGAAACAAGCAGATTATTTATTACAAAACTTTGCTATTTTTCTAGACAAAGAAGCCGAAGAGTCGCCTTATCAAACAGCGAAAGATATGATTGATTGCTTCTATCAAGAAATGGAAAACAACCCAGCACTCATTCGACCAGTGACTACGTATGAAGAAATCATCAACAATCAGCAACAGCAAATACTCAGTGCCTTACTAACTATGGAAGAAGGCGCTCCGCTAGAGGGTAAAATCGAAAATTTAGAAGAATTTTATCAATTAGGTGTGCGAATGTTGACTTTGACTTGGAATTATCCAAACGAACTGGGCTTTCCAAATGCCCTGTACTGGAATCCAGACACACAACGTTTAGCTACGCAACAAGGATTAACTCAAACAGGCATTAATATTGTTCAAGCAATGAATGAATTAGGAATGATCATCGATGTCTCCCATGGTTCAGATCAATTGGTAACAGATGTGCTCACGCATACAAACCAACCATTTGTAGCCAGTCATTCCAATACGCGTGCACATGGCGCTCATTTTCGCAATCTACCGGATCATTTAATCAAAAAAATCGCAGCGCGTGGCGGTGTGATTGGTTTGAATTTTTCTGCCGATTTTTTACAAAATTCTCAGCAAAACCAACATCTTATTGAACGATTAGTTGTTCACGCAGCACACATGAAAAAAGTTGGTGGCATTGAAGTAATCGGCTTTGGTTCTGATTTTGATGGTATTCCTATCCATCATGAATTACCAGATGCAACTATTTTCCCTACGATTGAAGTTGCTTTCCAAAAAGCTGGGTTTACGTCCACTGAAATAGAAAAGATTTTTTATCAAAATGTCTTACGCTTATACAAAGAACTCTTACGATAA